In Variovorax paradoxus, a single genomic region encodes these proteins:
- a CDS encoding DUF3325 domain-containing protein: protein MPDAILLLLAVLANIAGLGWLALAMDVHWEQAFGPVPASRGTVVLLRVLGVAGLVVSLLLCLAVDHASMASLVWFMTLAGAALTIAFTAAWKARWLALLVAWVRPAS, encoded by the coding sequence GTGCCTGACGCCATCCTCCTGCTGCTGGCCGTGCTGGCCAACATCGCCGGCCTCGGCTGGCTGGCGCTGGCCATGGACGTTCACTGGGAACAGGCATTCGGCCCGGTGCCCGCGTCGCGCGGCACGGTCGTGCTGCTGAGGGTGCTCGGCGTGGCGGGGCTGGTCGTCTCGCTGCTGCTGTGCCTGGCGGTCGACCACGCCTCGATGGCCTCTCTGGTGTGGTTCATGACGCTGGCCGGCGCCGCGCTGACGATTGCCTTCACTGCAGCCTGGAAGGCGCGCTGGCTGGCGCTGCTGGTGGCCTGGGTTCGGCCGGCTTCCTGA
- a CDS encoding styrene monooxygenase/indole monooxygenase family protein — MKRIAIVGAGQSGLQLGLGLLGAGYEVTMFSNRTGEDIRNGKVMSSQCMFNTSLQIERDLGLDHWAEECPTVDGIGLAVPHPEQKGAKAIDWAARLHSSAQSVDQRVKIPAWMAEFQKKGGELVFKDAGIDELETCTQTQDLTLVASGKGEISKLFERDAHKSTFDKPQRALALTYVKGMKPREPFSAVCFNLIPGVGEYFVFPALTTSGPCEIMVFEGIPGGPMDCWADVKTPQEHLARSKWILDTFTPWEAERCKDIELTDDNGILAGRFAPTVRKPIATLPSGRKVLGLADVVVLNDPITGQGSNNAAKCADVYFKSILARGDGAADASWMQQTFDRYWFGYSQWVTQWTNMLLAPPPPHVLKLLGSAGAMPTLASAFANGFDDPRTFFPWFADPVEADRYIDTCAAAAA; from the coding sequence ATGAAGCGAATCGCAATCGTCGGCGCGGGCCAGTCGGGCCTGCAACTGGGGCTCGGCCTGCTGGGCGCGGGCTATGAAGTCACGATGTTCAGCAACCGCACGGGCGAAGACATACGCAACGGCAAGGTCATGTCCAGCCAGTGCATGTTCAACACTTCGCTGCAGATCGAGCGCGACCTCGGGCTTGATCACTGGGCCGAGGAATGCCCCACGGTCGACGGCATCGGCCTGGCCGTGCCGCACCCCGAGCAGAAGGGCGCCAAGGCCATCGACTGGGCGGCGCGGCTGCATTCGAGCGCGCAGTCGGTCGACCAGCGCGTGAAGATCCCGGCATGGATGGCCGAATTCCAGAAGAAGGGCGGCGAGCTGGTCTTCAAGGACGCGGGCATCGACGAGCTCGAGACCTGCACCCAGACGCAAGACCTCACGCTGGTGGCGAGCGGCAAGGGCGAGATCTCGAAGCTCTTCGAGCGCGACGCCCACAAATCGACCTTCGACAAGCCGCAGCGCGCATTGGCCCTGACCTACGTGAAGGGCATGAAGCCTCGCGAGCCCTTCTCGGCCGTGTGCTTCAACCTGATTCCGGGCGTGGGCGAGTATTTCGTGTTCCCCGCGCTCACGACCAGCGGCCCCTGCGAGATCATGGTGTTCGAAGGCATTCCGGGTGGCCCCATGGACTGCTGGGCCGACGTGAAGACGCCGCAGGAGCACCTGGCGCGCAGCAAGTGGATTCTCGACACCTTCACGCCGTGGGAGGCCGAGCGCTGCAAGGACATCGAGCTGACCGACGACAACGGCATCCTCGCCGGCCGCTTCGCGCCCACGGTGCGCAAGCCCATCGCCACGCTGCCATCGGGGCGCAAGGTGCTGGGCCTGGCCGACGTGGTGGTGCTCAACGACCCGATCACCGGCCAGGGCTCGAACAATGCGGCCAAGTGCGCCGACGTTTACTTCAAGAGCATCCTCGCGCGCGGCGACGGCGCGGCCGATGCCTCGTGGATGCAGCAGACCTTCGACCGCTACTGGTTCGGCTATTCGCAGTGGGTCACGCAGTGGACCAACATGCTGCTCGCGCCGCCGCCGCCCCATGTGCTGAAGCTGCTCGGCAGCGCCGGCGCGATGCCGACGCTGGCCAGCGCCTTCGCCAACGGCTTCGACGATCCGCGCACCTTCTTCCCGTGGTTCGCAGACCCCGTGGAGGCCGATCGCTACATCGACACCTGCGCCGCAGCGGCGGCCTGA
- a CDS encoding PepSY-associated TM helix domain-containing protein, whose translation MFQNFRLSMAWLHTWFGLVLGFVLMAVFFFGSLSVFDREIDRWAIPSTRFAPQPMPSFDKMLLPVFQEMKPSTQSIEQARGRVSGPMADSFPVVKSWGAYTTHRDPVLSLFASYELPNAKDPEDSVFGDRTIDPRNGKLLPDDHLKIGSQFFYPLHYSLHLEWKNLGYFIVGFSALVMLVALVSGVVMHRKIFRELFTFRPRKHTQRSALDLHNLTGVVALPFHFIFAFSGLVIFGSIYFPITDTQLKPLHDLHEKHEALETGLPHDRAGVPGTLASVDAMVAEARRRWAAKEMAGDVGFLSVQHVGDANSYVSVYRAGTDRIALTGEGIHFKASTGEVLREDPPLTPVASVNTFLTGLHLQHFRHWLLRWLYVLGGLSGCACIATGFIFFVEKRKRQHAKQERGGARWVDAFAVTTVTGMLVATLAMLIGNRLLPDDLPARGDWEKYVFCGAWLLAFAHAIWRTAPVAQARMAPAWAEQCWAIAVMAVSAVLLNWVTTGDHLLRTIGQGYWPVAGVDLFMLASAAVAVMAARKLGNRAGVATAPATPRATPTNVKESARA comes from the coding sequence GTGTTCCAGAATTTCCGCCTCTCGATGGCCTGGCTTCATACGTGGTTCGGCCTCGTGCTGGGCTTCGTGCTGATGGCCGTCTTCTTCTTCGGCTCGCTGTCGGTGTTCGACCGCGAGATCGACCGCTGGGCGATCCCCTCGACCCGCTTCGCGCCGCAGCCCATGCCATCGTTCGACAAGATGCTGCTGCCCGTCTTCCAGGAGATGAAGCCCAGCACCCAGAGCATCGAGCAGGCCCGCGGCCGCGTGAGCGGCCCCATGGCCGACAGCTTCCCGGTGGTCAAGAGCTGGGGCGCCTACACCACGCACCGCGACCCGGTGCTCAGCCTGTTCGCCAGCTATGAGCTGCCCAATGCCAAGGACCCCGAAGACAGCGTGTTCGGCGACCGCACCATCGACCCGCGCAACGGCAAGCTGCTGCCCGACGATCACCTGAAGATCGGCAGCCAGTTCTTCTACCCGCTGCACTACAGCCTGCACCTGGAGTGGAAGAACCTGGGCTACTTCATCGTCGGGTTCTCGGCGCTGGTGATGCTGGTGGCGCTGGTCAGCGGCGTCGTCATGCACCGCAAGATCTTCCGCGAGCTCTTCACCTTCCGCCCGCGCAAGCACACGCAGCGCAGCGCGCTCGACCTGCACAACCTGACCGGCGTGGTGGCGCTGCCCTTCCATTTCATCTTCGCCTTCTCGGGGCTGGTGATCTTCGGCAGCATCTACTTTCCGATCACCGACACCCAGCTCAAGCCGCTGCACGACCTGCATGAAAAGCACGAGGCGCTGGAAACCGGCCTGCCGCACGACCGCGCGGGCGTGCCCGGCACGCTGGCCTCGGTGGACGCCATGGTGGCCGAGGCCCGCCGCCGCTGGGCGGCGAAAGAGATGGCGGGCGATGTCGGCTTCCTCAGCGTGCAGCACGTGGGCGACGCCAACAGCTACGTCAGCGTGTACCGCGCCGGCACCGACCGCATCGCGCTGACCGGCGAAGGCATCCACTTCAAGGCCTCGACCGGTGAAGTGCTGCGCGAAGACCCGCCGCTCACGCCGGTGGCCAGCGTCAACACCTTCCTCACCGGCCTGCACCTGCAGCACTTCCGCCACTGGCTGCTGCGCTGGCTGTACGTGCTGGGCGGCCTCTCGGGCTGCGCGTGCATTGCCACCGGCTTCATCTTCTTCGTGGAAAAGCGCAAGCGCCAGCATGCGAAGCAGGAACGCGGCGGCGCGCGCTGGGTCGACGCCTTCGCTGTGACCACCGTGACCGGCATGCTCGTCGCCACGCTGGCCATGCTGATCGGCAACCGCCTGCTGCCGGACGATCTGCCCGCGCGCGGCGACTGGGAGAAATACGTCTTCTGCGGCGCCTGGCTGCTCGCATTCGCGCACGCCATCTGGCGCACCGCGCCCGTGGCGCAGGCGCGCATGGCGCCGGCCTGGGCCGAGCAGTGCTGGGCCATCGCCGTCATGGCCGTGTCCGCGGTGCTGCTGAACTGGGTGACCACCGGCGACCACCTGCTGCGCACCATCGGCCAGGGCTACTGGCCGGTGGCGGGCGTCGACCTGTTCATGCTCGCCAGCGCCGCGGTCGCGGTCATGGCCGCGCGCAAGCTCGGCAACCGCGCCGGCGTGGCCACCGCCCCAGCCACGCCTCGCGCAACGCCCACCAACGTGAAGGAGAGCGCCCGTGCCTGA
- a CDS encoding GFA family protein, which translates to MKPEQDSRETRVNTGAAPAFFEGSCLCGGVRYEVRSRIRAVSHCHCSMCRKAHGAAFATYGSVPTGDFVVKAGDGLVRSRGSSPGVTRTFCSGCGSPLTWHSIHGDAAAWISFSLGTLDTPFTPSKQRHVHLESAPSWHGIGEAAPG; encoded by the coding sequence ATGAAGCCTGAACAAGACTCCCGAGAAACCCGTGTGAATACGGGTGCCGCACCGGCTTTTTTCGAGGGCAGCTGCCTGTGCGGCGGTGTCAGGTACGAAGTCCGCTCCAGGATCAGGGCGGTCTCTCACTGCCACTGCAGCATGTGCCGCAAGGCCCATGGGGCCGCCTTCGCCACCTATGGCAGCGTGCCGACTGGCGATTTCGTGGTCAAGGCCGGCGACGGGCTGGTGCGCAGCCGCGGTTCATCGCCCGGGGTCACCCGGACCTTCTGTTCGGGGTGCGGCTCCCCGTTGACGTGGCACAGCATTCACGGCGATGCCGCCGCCTGGATATCGTTTTCGCTGGGGACGCTCGATACGCCGTTCACCCCGTCGAAGCAGCGGCATGTTCACCTCGAGTCCGCGCCGTCCTGGCACGGCATCGGCGAAGCGGCCCCGGGGTGA
- a CDS encoding SDR family oxidoreductase, protein MFKGLEGRSAIVTGGATLIGAGVVRALHAAGVKVTVADIDAANGQALADSLGAGALFSHTDITDDAQVAACVAQAAQRHGGVHFLVNLACSYVDDGFKSPRADWLTSFNVNVASAVAMLQAVHPHMVAAGGGAVVNFTSISSRVAQTGRWLYPVSKAAMAQLTRNMAMDLAGDRIRVNSVSPGWTWSAVMDRLSNGDRAKTDRVAAPFHLLGRVGDPDEVAQVVLFLCSDHASFVTGADYAVDGGYAAMGPEQAVPAIPKLMD, encoded by the coding sequence ATGTTCAAGGGACTCGAAGGCAGGAGCGCCATCGTCACCGGCGGTGCCACATTGATAGGAGCCGGCGTGGTGCGCGCGCTGCACGCGGCCGGGGTGAAGGTGACCGTTGCCGACATCGACGCCGCCAACGGACAGGCGCTGGCCGATTCGCTGGGCGCCGGCGCGCTCTTCTCGCACACCGACATCACCGACGACGCCCAGGTGGCGGCCTGCGTGGCGCAGGCCGCGCAGCGGCACGGCGGCGTGCACTTTCTGGTCAACCTCGCGTGCTCGTATGTGGACGACGGCTTCAAGTCGCCGCGCGCCGACTGGCTCACCTCGTTCAACGTGAACGTGGCGAGCGCCGTGGCGATGCTGCAGGCGGTGCATCCGCACATGGTCGCGGCCGGTGGCGGCGCGGTGGTCAATTTCACGAGCATTTCCTCGCGCGTGGCGCAGACGGGGCGCTGGCTGTATCCGGTCAGCAAGGCCGCGATGGCGCAGCTCACCCGCAACATGGCGATGGACCTGGCGGGCGACCGCATCCGCGTGAACAGCGTGTCGCCGGGCTGGACATGGTCGGCCGTGATGGACCGCCTGAGCAACGGCGACCGCGCCAAGACCGATCGCGTGGCCGCGCCTTTCCACCTGCTGGGCCGCGTGGGCGACCCCGACGAGGTGGCGCAGGTGGTGCTGTTCCTGTGCTCCGACCACGCGAGCTTCGTGACCGGTGCCGACTACGCGGTGGACGGCGGCTACGCGGCCATGGGCCCCGAGCAGGCCGTGCCGGCCATTCCCAAGTTGATGGACTAG
- a CDS encoding AraC family transcriptional regulator: protein METAATTPRLPLQRYRLFESHDVDEARESVARVFCPHGLNMLRPRTELDACHHSARLHRDVSLNYVQYGPGVQIEPGYLQDFFLLQIPLRGGADIRCGAQQVDATPSLASLPSPTEPLSMRWADDSPHLIVRLARPALQSRLEALLQAPVRQALVFELGVPLDNPALAPLVHFIDYLRLTLDAGNALQTGGNRLAEHAEGYLMSSLLMSARHNHSGALAGDAQRGLMPRVVRRAQEFMSAHAEQPVSLADVCREVGCSARALQLAFRQHAGQGPMEFLRELRLDKVRADLLAAALSDDGGGVRETAEKYGFLHLGHFAAQYRARFGERPSETLAHGARAGKAEIS, encoded by the coding sequence ATGGAAACCGCCGCCACGACCCCACGGCTGCCGCTGCAGCGCTACCGACTGTTCGAAAGCCACGACGTGGACGAGGCGCGCGAGAGCGTGGCCCGCGTGTTCTGCCCGCACGGCCTGAACATGCTGCGCCCGCGCACCGAACTGGACGCCTGCCACCACAGCGCACGCCTGCACCGGGACGTGAGCCTCAACTATGTGCAGTACGGGCCGGGCGTGCAGATCGAGCCGGGCTACCTGCAGGACTTCTTCCTGCTGCAGATTCCGCTGCGCGGCGGCGCCGACATCCGCTGCGGCGCGCAGCAGGTCGACGCCACGCCCAGCCTCGCCTCGCTGCCCTCGCCCACCGAGCCGCTCTCCATGCGCTGGGCCGACGACAGCCCGCACCTGATCGTGCGGCTGGCAAGGCCGGCGCTGCAGTCGCGGCTGGAAGCGCTGCTGCAGGCACCCGTGCGGCAGGCGCTGGTGTTCGAGCTCGGCGTGCCGCTCGACAACCCCGCGCTGGCGCCGCTGGTGCATTTCATCGACTACCTGCGGCTCACGCTCGATGCCGGCAACGCCCTGCAGACGGGCGGCAACCGCCTGGCCGAGCATGCCGAGGGCTACCTGATGTCGAGCCTGCTGATGTCGGCGCGGCACAACCACTCGGGCGCACTGGCCGGCGACGCGCAGCGCGGCCTGATGCCGCGCGTGGTGCGCAGGGCGCAGGAATTCATGTCGGCGCACGCGGAGCAGCCGGTGTCGCTGGCCGACGTGTGCCGCGAGGTCGGCTGCAGCGCGCGGGCGCTGCAATTGGCGTTTCGTCAGCACGCGGGCCAGGGGCCGATGGAGTTCCTGCGCGAACTCAGGCTCGACAAGGTACGGGCCGACCTGCTGGCCGCGGCGCTGAGCGACGACGGCGGCGGCGTGCGCGAGACGGCGGAGAAATACGGATTCCTCCACCTTGGCCACTTCGCGGCGCAGTACCGCGCCCGCTTCGGCGAAAGGCCCTCCGAGACGCTTGCGCATGGCGCACGCGCCGGCAAAGCCGAGATATCATGA
- a CDS encoding dienelactone hydrolase family protein: MQEKTKASGQYIQMQAADGSGAFRGYLALPEAGTGPGLVIAQEIFGINHTMREVADYYAEEGYVVLVPDLFWRQEPGVELGYSEADWQRAFALYGGFDEAKGMQDMQTAIDALRARAEVTEKKVGVLGFCLGGKLAYLSACRTDADAVVGYYGVGIDAALDEADKIQCPLTLHIAELDKFCPPEARDRILAALKGRPGVSLYVYPGMDHAFARAGGEHFHKPSALMAHERSIATLKDAIGPNYDLSALWDKHCEYEFGTRNVDDTMGTMVAEPYVNHIPTMTGGVGYKDLHAFYTNHFVNSNPPDTALTSISRTIGATQVVDELLFSFTHTTEIPWMLPGVAPTGKRVEVPLLAVIKFRGNKLYHEHIYWDQASVLVQVGLLDPKLLPVAGIETARKLLDETLPSNTLMR, from the coding sequence ATGCAAGAGAAAACCAAGGCTTCGGGCCAATACATCCAGATGCAGGCCGCCGACGGCAGCGGCGCCTTCCGCGGCTACCTCGCGCTGCCCGAGGCCGGCACCGGCCCCGGCCTCGTGATCGCCCAGGAAATCTTCGGCATCAACCACACGATGCGCGAGGTGGCCGACTACTACGCCGAAGAAGGCTACGTGGTGCTGGTGCCCGACCTGTTCTGGCGCCAGGAACCCGGCGTGGAACTGGGCTACAGCGAAGCCGACTGGCAGCGCGCCTTTGCCCTCTACGGCGGCTTCGACGAGGCCAAGGGCATGCAGGACATGCAGACCGCCATCGACGCGCTGCGCGCCCGCGCCGAGGTGACAGAAAAGAAAGTCGGCGTCCTCGGCTTCTGCCTCGGCGGCAAGCTCGCCTACCTCAGCGCCTGCCGTACCGACGCCGACGCGGTGGTCGGCTACTACGGCGTGGGCATCGACGCCGCGCTGGACGAGGCCGACAAGATCCAATGCCCGCTGACCCTGCACATCGCCGAGCTCGACAAGTTCTGCCCGCCCGAGGCGCGCGACCGCATCCTGGCCGCGCTCAAGGGGCGGCCCGGCGTGTCGCTGTACGTCTATCCCGGCATGGACCATGCCTTCGCGCGCGCGGGCGGCGAGCACTTCCACAAGCCCTCGGCGCTCATGGCGCACGAGCGCAGCATCGCCACGCTGAAGGACGCCATCGGCCCGAACTACGACCTTTCGGCGCTGTGGGACAAGCACTGCGAATACGAGTTCGGCACGCGCAACGTCGACGACACCATGGGCACCATGGTGGCCGAGCCGTACGTCAACCACATCCCGACCATGACCGGCGGCGTGGGCTACAAGGACCTGCACGCGTTCTATACGAACCACTTCGTCAACAGCAATCCGCCCGACACGGCGCTCACCTCGATCTCGCGCACCATCGGCGCCACGCAGGTGGTCGACGAACTGCTGTTCAGCTTTACGCACACCACCGAGATCCCGTGGATGCTGCCCGGCGTGGCGCCCACCGGCAAGCGCGTGGAAGTGCCGCTGCTGGCGGTCATCAAGTTCCGCGGCAACAAGCTCTATCACGAGCACATCTACTGGGACCAGGCCAGCGTGCTGGTGCAGGTCGGCCTGCTCGACCCCAAGCTGCTGCCGGTGGCGGGCATCGAGACGGCACGCAAGCTGCTGGACGAGACCTTGCCGTCGAATACGTTGATGCGCTGA
- a CDS encoding sensor histidine kinase codes for MTGTGYSLPPQHIEADTLLSDGWKPVDLPYTAARELVPTASSGMRAITDWYRIDLSGQPRTTQQRVLYLPRWKTLGHISVYGDGVLLYQSHGSPIHNGYNHPLLLPLNATANTLSPTSVLIRVDRLRNSGSGFSTVWVGDEHALAWRYQSRQLLQVQLPFMGSAAFLAVGAFAFAVWLGKRRESLYLLFSAISGVAFLRMLHYYVGGSYIPISDEWFEWMTVSSLLWLIVLIHLFLQRLHQQPSAWLTRVALGLTLACNLATLPHVSTSIVSLYLFTPLLNLAVLPVAVLIFAVNLRKALRAQLPEGRLVAGWTVFAVVFTSYDGLLQNNLVSPESVYTSPYAIISLFFVFSFIMFQRYTGAFAEVGRLNTELVLRLRAREAELEQSYQRLRVIENQQMLNAERRRLMQDMHDGLGSSLISAIRSVERGTMNEAEISSVLKSCMEDLKLVIDSMESVDADLLLLLATLRFRLAPRIESAGVALRWEVQPVPVLAWLDPNSALHILRIVQECVANVLRHTRASSICFSTMTVHDGVCVVIEDNGEGFAVDEALRRNGRGLRNQQQRAQAIGGAVSWESGSAGTRFTLWLPLHREADAARTLDPA; via the coding sequence GTGACCGGTACCGGCTATTCCCTCCCCCCTCAGCACATCGAAGCCGACACGCTGCTGAGCGACGGCTGGAAGCCGGTCGACCTTCCGTACACCGCCGCGCGCGAGCTCGTGCCCACGGCCTCGAGCGGCATGCGGGCCATCACCGACTGGTACCGCATCGACCTTTCCGGTCAGCCCCGCACGACGCAACAACGCGTTCTGTACCTCCCGCGCTGGAAGACCCTGGGACACATCTCGGTGTACGGCGACGGCGTGCTGCTCTACCAGTCGCACGGCAGCCCGATCCACAACGGCTACAACCACCCGCTGCTGCTGCCGCTGAACGCGACCGCGAACACGCTGTCGCCGACGTCCGTGCTGATCCGCGTCGACCGCCTGCGCAACAGCGGAAGCGGTTTTTCGACGGTGTGGGTGGGCGACGAGCACGCCCTGGCCTGGCGCTACCAGTCGCGCCAGCTGCTGCAGGTGCAGTTGCCGTTCATGGGCAGCGCCGCGTTCCTGGCGGTGGGCGCCTTCGCGTTCGCGGTGTGGCTGGGCAAGCGGCGCGAGTCGCTCTATTTGCTGTTCTCCGCCATCTCGGGCGTGGCGTTCCTGCGGATGCTGCACTACTACGTGGGCGGCAGCTACATCCCGATTTCGGACGAATGGTTCGAATGGATGACCGTGTCCAGCCTGCTCTGGCTGATCGTGCTCATCCACCTGTTCCTGCAGCGCCTGCACCAGCAGCCCTCGGCCTGGCTGACCCGCGTGGCGCTGGGCCTGACGCTGGCCTGCAATCTCGCGACGCTGCCGCACGTGTCGACCTCGATCGTCAGCCTGTACCTGTTCACGCCACTGCTCAACCTGGCGGTACTGCCCGTCGCGGTACTGATCTTCGCAGTGAACCTGCGCAAGGCCCTGCGGGCGCAACTGCCCGAAGGCCGGCTGGTGGCGGGCTGGACCGTGTTCGCGGTCGTGTTCACTTCCTATGACGGGCTGCTGCAGAACAACCTGGTCAGCCCGGAGAGCGTGTACACCTCGCCCTACGCCATCATCAGCCTGTTCTTCGTCTTCTCGTTCATCATGTTCCAGCGCTACACCGGCGCGTTCGCCGAGGTCGGGCGGCTGAACACCGAGCTGGTCCTGCGGCTGCGCGCGCGCGAAGCCGAGCTGGAGCAAAGCTACCAGCGCCTGCGCGTCATCGAGAACCAGCAGATGCTCAATGCCGAGCGGCGGCGCCTGATGCAGGACATGCACGACGGCCTGGGCTCGTCGCTGATCAGCGCCATCCGCTCGGTGGAACGCGGCACCATGAACGAGGCCGAGATTTCCAGCGTGCTCAAGAGCTGCATGGAAGACCTGAAGCTGGTGATCGACTCCATGGAAAGCGTGGACGCCGACCTGCTGCTGCTGCTGGCGACCCTGCGTTTTCGCCTGGCGCCGCGCATCGAGAGCGCCGGCGTCGCGCTGCGCTGGGAAGTGCAGCCGGTGCCGGTGCTGGCCTGGCTGGACCCGAACAGCGCGCTGCACATCCTGCGCATCGTGCAGGAATGCGTGGCCAACGTGCTGCGCCACACCCGGGCTTCCTCCATCTGCTTCAGCACCATGACGGTGCACGACGGCGTCTGCGTGGTGATCGAGGACAACGGCGAGGGCTTCGCCGTGGACGAGGCCCTGCGCCGCAACGGCCGCGGGCTGCGCAACCAGCAGCAGCGCGCCCAGGCCATCGGCGGCGCGGTGAGCTGGGAGTCCGGCAGCGCCGGAACCCGCTTCACGCTCTGGCTGCCGCTTCACCGCGAAGCCGACGCCGCCAGGACTCTCGATCCCGCCTGA
- a CDS encoding iron uptake protein — protein MTASANISKSRIVWRIAAGMLGGYAFTWGFIALAIGLLFAARMEFHDAEALGYIVGFIVFLVAFLWAFSAQSLARVWVVLAGGGALMTGAAWLVQRALL, from the coding sequence ATGACCGCTTCCGCCAACATCTCCAAGTCCCGCATCGTCTGGCGCATCGCCGCCGGCATGCTCGGCGGCTATGCCTTCACCTGGGGCTTCATCGCCCTGGCCATCGGCCTGCTGTTCGCAGCCCGCATGGAATTCCACGATGCCGAGGCCCTGGGCTACATCGTGGGCTTCATCGTCTTCCTGGTCGCGTTTCTCTGGGCCTTTTCGGCGCAGAGCCTGGCGCGCGTGTGGGTGGTGCTGGCTGGCGGCGGCGCGCTCATGACCGGTGCCGCCTGGCTGGTGCAGCGCGCGCTGCTTTGA
- a CDS encoding flavin reductase family protein, which translates to MEARAREAAVDRFDRRDFRKALGQFSTGVTVITTRAIDGRRVGMTANSFSSVSLDPPLVLWSLARNAPSLADFTGASHFAINVLAAHQHHLSRQFSTPQADKFGGVDCCEGTAGVPLLNDVIARFVCRNVRQYDGGDHLIFIGEVERYDRFDGEPLVFHSGYYQVTTRHPECLQ; encoded by the coding sequence CTGGAGGCCAGGGCGCGCGAGGCCGCGGTCGACCGCTTCGACCGGCGCGACTTCCGCAAGGCGCTGGGCCAGTTCTCCACCGGCGTGACCGTCATCACCACGCGCGCCATCGACGGGCGCCGCGTGGGCATGACCGCCAACTCGTTCTCGTCGGTGTCGCTCGATCCGCCGCTGGTGCTGTGGAGCCTGGCGCGCAATGCGCCGAGCCTGGCGGACTTCACCGGCGCCAGCCATTTCGCGATCAACGTGCTTGCAGCGCACCAGCATCACCTGTCGCGCCAGTTCTCGACGCCGCAGGCCGACAAGTTCGGCGGCGTGGACTGCTGCGAGGGCACGGCGGGCGTGCCCTTGCTCAACGATGTCATCGCGCGCTTCGTCTGCCGCAATGTCAGGCAGTATGACGGGGGCGATCACCTCATCTTCATCGGCGAGGTCGAGCGTTACGACCGCTTCGACGGCGAGCCGCTGGTCTTTCACTCGGGCTACTACCAGGTGACGACGCGGCACCCGGAATGTTTGCAATAG